The nucleotide sequence atttttgatatatttgaatatttgctTTCAGCCGTTTCGTTGACCACCCCTCTACGACTGGTAATGTTGGACGTTCCATCACCGACTGTTGTCGGCCAAGAAGTAGAGCTTACATGTAGCTTTGACCTTAATGGAGACACTCTGTATTCAGTGAAATGGTACAAGGACGATGTAGAATTCTACCGTTTTGTCCCAAATGACTGGCCTCCTGGACAGTTTCTTCCACTCAGCGGGGTCAGGGTTGATGTGAGTGCATCATTTTTTTCAGTggtgatattttttgtttgtttttcagatgtAGAAAAGTCTAGGTTTCTTCTCGATTACCTGAAGCACAGGCTTACATAATAAGTTGCAACGTTTTAGACACATCTGTTGGAAGGGTTTATATAATAGGAATACAAACTTAAACATTCTAACACAAACAAAGAGATAAACTACACGTTTTTGTAACTGTTCAACTAAACTTAAGTGCTG is from Tachypleus tridentatus isolate NWPU-2018 chromosome 2, ASM421037v1, whole genome shotgun sequence and encodes:
- the LOC143237338 gene encoding uncharacterized protein LOC143237338 isoform X2, with amino-acid sequence MEFWRLFNFHKQPTHSLDVHLLLILLIRAVSLTTPLRLVMLDVPSPTVVGQEVELTCSFDLNGDTLYSVKWYKDDVEFYRFVPNDWPPGQFLPLSGVRVDEPRNEPCLLDNQEPRDEPC
- the LOC143237338 gene encoding uncharacterized protein LOC143237338 isoform X5 yields the protein MEFWRLFNFHKQPTHSLDVHLLLILLIRAVSLTTPLRLVMLDVPSPTVVGQEVELTCSFDLNGDTLYSVKWYKDDVEFYRFVPNDWPPGQFLPLSGVRVD
- the LOC143237338 gene encoding uncharacterized protein LOC143237338 isoform X4; this translates as MEFWRLFNFHKQPTHSLDVHLLLILLIRAVSLTTPLRLVMLDVPSPTVVGQEVELTCSFDLNGDTLYSVKWYKDDVEFYRFVPNDWPPGQFLPLSGVRVDEPRDEPC
- the LOC143237338 gene encoding uncharacterized protein LOC143237338 isoform X1, which gives rise to MEFWRLFNFHKQPTHSLDVHLLLILLIRAVSLTTPLRLVMLDVPSPTVVGQEVELTCSFDLNGDTLYSVKWYKDDVEFYRFVPNDWPPGQFLPLSGVRVDVSASFFSVVIFFVCFSDVEKSRFLLDYLKHRLT